From the Bombus terrestris unplaced genomic scaffold, iyBomTerr1.2, whole genome shotgun sequence genome, one window contains:
- the LOC125387035 gene encoding katanin p60 ATPase-containing subunit A-like 2: MKFQKYPILCKKITEKEIKTREMTNANKVKQTRSESVSGSVEGRNAQQKMRGDATDDINLAMTVTTISANENDGSSSEELHQRASFNVSMEQSRQSKISKCARNLYIDNPELQKIAQDILSEIILKELNVYWDNIAGLEECKSAIKDAIVYPLKYPIFFKGPFAPCKSILLYGPPGTGKTMLAKAVATECQCTFFNVTTSSLVDKWRGDSKKYIRVLFELAYNNSPTIIFIDEIDCIGTNKGVKYTLSESAKTFRSELLFRLDRLVINKNSDVVLLAATNCPWDIDATLRRRLEKNIYVSLPNEVTRFYMFKLYLSNRLLENMDIVSHIIKSTEKYSCADIKLLCTQAWLLEMNPMFKRLEKGETSTTTLKYELKNYKIIAKLLKKMSPTVTNVDRYEAWKKYVCQNKIF; this comes from the exons atgaaattccaaaaatatcctatattgtgtaagaaaataactgaaaaggaaataaagacgagggaaatgacaaatgcgaacaaagt CAAACAAACGAGAAGTGAGTCTGTATCTGGGTCTGTCGAAGGGAGGAATGCACAACAGAAGATGAGGGGTGATGCTACCGATGATATTAATCTTGCAATGACAGTGACAACAATTTCTGCCAATGAAAACGATGGATCTTCATCAGAAGAGCTTCATCAAAGAGCTTCATTTAACGTCTCAATGGAACAATCCAGGCAATCAAAGATATCAAAATGTGCTCGGAACCTTTATATAGACAATCCAGAATTGCAGAAGATTGCTCAAGACATTTTATCT GAAATCATactgaaagaattaaatgtatattgggaCAACATTGCAGGCCTAGAGGAATGTAAATCTGCCATTAAGGATGCCATTGTGTATCCCCTTAAATACCCTATCTTTTTTAAAGGCCCATTTGCTCCCTGTAAAAGTATTCTGCTATATGGACCACCTGGTACAG GGAAGACGATGTTGGCGAAGGCAGTCGCAACAGAATGCCAATGCACCTTTTTTAACGTAACGACCAGCTCATTGGTGGACAAATGGAGAGGTGATTCCAAGAAGTATATCCGT gttttatttgaacttgcctataataattcgcctacaattatttttatcgacgagattGACTGCATAGGAACAAATAAAGGAGTAAAGTATACattgtctgaatctgcaaagacATTCAGATCAGAACTTCTTTTTAGATTGGATAGAttagtaattaacaaaaattctgaTGTAGTTCTTTTGGCCGCAACTAATTGCCCTTG ggaTATTGATGCAACTTTACGCAGACGCCTTGAAAAGAATATATACGTATCATTACCAAACGAAGTTACTCGATTTTATATGTTCAAATTATACCTTAGCAACCGATTATTAGAGAATATGGATATTGTGAGTCACATAATAAaatctactgaaaaatattcttgtgctgatataaaattgctttgtaCGCAAGCATGGCTGCTAGAAATGAATCCAATGTTTAAAAGActtgaaaaaggagaaacatctactacgactttgaaatatgaattaaagaattataaaataatagcaaaattgttaaaaaaaatgtcacCTACAGTTACGAATGTGGATAGATATGAAGcgtggaaaaaatatgtatgccaaaacaagatattttaa